The proteins below come from a single Paludibacter jiangxiensis genomic window:
- a CDS encoding RagB/SusD family nutrient uptake outer membrane protein → MKKLIYNVIAIASAALLMSSCESFLDTKNLTQATTDNYPQTADQAKQVVTGIYNPLSLWNANPQMSFLYISQLASDDCLGGGGENDKLMQSEDLLMNNGTNMLLTFWTDTYKGVQRANTAIETLGKCTGYASDDQKNQLLGEAYFLRAFYYYQLASLFENIPLTTSSAATELPQSAPDATWGQIISDLKQAITLMPAKKFGSGWVESGHADKWNAEAMMGRAFLFYTGFYNKTDVTLPDNSKVTKADVVTWIDDCVNNSGYSLVPDYRNLWGYTNRLTVNDYAWTKGKKGVDGKALKFVEDDNAVNPEAMFAIKFSKFADWGTTIGYSNGYALHFGVRGAQDYAKTFPFGQGWGAGPVAPNLWSDWTTAEPNDTIRRPGTICNIPNELTNYTYGGWTDYVQETDYYAKKWAPITAKTGDSANPYSSFDAIMYSYTAQATNMQLWNIHDLVLIRFADVLLMQSELKGDVAGINKVRARAGLPAIGTYSLAALQNERRWELACEGVRWNDIRRWHIAETALAAQSGQPVYYKGKAETNVTSHNGGGYAARYKATNGFFPIPDTEISLSGGKFKQNAGWGTTASEYAGWK, encoded by the coding sequence ATGAAAAAATTGATATATAATGTAATAGCAATTGCTTCTGCGGCTTTGCTTATGTCTAGCTGCGAGAGCTTTCTGGATACGAAAAACCTGACTCAGGCTACTACGGATAACTATCCGCAAACCGCGGATCAGGCAAAGCAGGTGGTAACAGGTATCTATAACCCGTTATCGTTATGGAATGCAAATCCCCAAATGTCTTTCCTGTATATCTCACAATTAGCATCAGACGATTGTCTTGGTGGTGGTGGAGAGAACGATAAACTGATGCAGTCGGAAGATTTGTTGATGAACAATGGGACCAATATGTTGCTCACTTTTTGGACAGATACTTACAAGGGAGTTCAACGTGCAAATACGGCCATCGAAACTTTAGGAAAATGTACAGGCTATGCCAGTGACGATCAAAAGAATCAATTACTTGGTGAAGCTTATTTTCTGCGTGCGTTTTATTACTATCAACTGGCTTCTTTGTTCGAAAATATTCCATTGACTACGAGCTCGGCGGCAACAGAATTGCCACAGTCCGCTCCCGATGCTACATGGGGTCAGATTATTTCCGACCTGAAGCAGGCGATTACTTTGATGCCCGCCAAAAAATTCGGAAGCGGATGGGTGGAATCAGGTCATGCCGATAAATGGAATGCAGAGGCTATGATGGGTAGAGCATTCTTGTTCTATACCGGCTTTTATAACAAGACAGACGTTACATTGCCTGATAATTCAAAAGTTACAAAGGCAGATGTTGTTACCTGGATTGATGACTGTGTGAATAATTCAGGTTATTCATTGGTTCCGGATTATCGTAATCTTTGGGGATATACTAACCGGTTAACGGTGAATGATTATGCCTGGACTAAAGGTAAAAAAGGTGTAGATGGAAAAGCTTTGAAGTTTGTTGAAGATGATAATGCTGTCAATCCTGAAGCGATGTTTGCTATCAAATTTTCAAAATTTGCTGACTGGGGTACAACTATTGGATACTCAAATGGATATGCTCTTCACTTTGGTGTTCGTGGTGCTCAGGATTATGCAAAAACATTTCCGTTCGGCCAGGGTTGGGGTGCAGGTCCTGTAGCTCCGAATTTATGGAGTGATTGGACAACTGCAGAGCCCAACGACACTATTCGTCGTCCGGGTACAATATGCAATATTCCCAATGAATTGACTAACTATACATACGGAGGATGGACTGATTACGTTCAGGAAACCGATTATTATGCAAAAAAATGGGCTCCTATTACAGCTAAAACAGGAGATTCCGCTAATCCTTATTCATCATTCGATGCGATTATGTATAGCTACACGGCACAAGCAACAAACATGCAGCTGTGGAATATTCATGATTTGGTATTGATTCGTTTTGCGGATGTATTGTTAATGCAATCGGAACTCAAGGGTGATGTTGCCGGTATCAATAAAGTGCGTGCCCGTGCCGGATTACCAGCTATTGGAACTTATAGTCTTGCCGCTTTGCAAAATGAGCGTCGTTGGGAGCTGGCTTGTGAAGGTGTTCGTTGGAATGATATTCGTCGTTGGCATATCGCAGAAACCGCTCTGGCTGCACAATCAGGCCAACCTGTTTATTACAAAGGAAAAGCAGAAACTAATGTAACTTCTCACAATGGTGGTGGATATGCAGCAAGATATAAAGCAACCAATGGATTTTTCCCGATTCCGGATACCGAAATATCGTTGTCAGGCGGTAAGTTCAAACAGAATGCCGGGTGGGGTACCACTGCATCGGAATATGCGGGATGGAAATAA
- a CDS encoding sialate O-acetylesterase: MKRTLLFLLFPAFALCASAQPALRLPSIISNHAVLQQSSSVKLWGWAPCTWPVKISCSWNPTDTVFANPGKDCAWNASVNTPKAGGPYSITFISDKQKLVIDDILTGEVWLCSGQSNMEYNFSWPQGVLDAGDAVDKSANQSIRFFQVGRGYNNFPQTNCEGEWKVCSPETVKGMSVVGYFFGKKLNEVTGNPVGMVASYWGGTCVQAWTPGFVFDKDPALAKTAAKVKPVSWAPVESSAIYNAMIYPIVPYKIAGTIWYQGEANTDNPEDYETLFSSMIKGWRQAYQNDFPFYFVQIAPWSGYGGISAALLREQQESALALPNTGMITVGDLVDNIKDIHPRIKKEVGNRLVNIVLKEQYGVKDLQPYFPRFAGVTIAKSKAFVSVKSLSRLSCKEKEIKSFQIAGTDKKFYPATAVVDKKGNIVVSAKEVVEPVAVRYCFTNDGVPNLFDSNGLPLMPFRTDKW, encoded by the coding sequence ATGAAACGAACATTATTATTCCTGCTATTTCCCGCATTTGCTTTATGTGCAAGTGCTCAACCTGCTTTACGCCTTCCGTCCATTATCAGCAATCACGCTGTTTTGCAACAATCTTCTTCTGTAAAACTTTGGGGTTGGGCTCCCTGTACCTGGCCAGTGAAAATTTCTTGTAGTTGGAATCCGACAGACACAGTTTTTGCAAATCCGGGCAAAGATTGTGCCTGGAATGCCTCAGTAAATACTCCGAAAGCCGGTGGGCCATACAGCATTACATTTATCAGCGATAAACAAAAGCTTGTAATTGACGACATCCTCACGGGTGAAGTGTGGTTGTGTTCCGGGCAATCGAACATGGAATACAACTTTTCATGGCCGCAAGGTGTTCTTGATGCCGGGGATGCGGTTGACAAATCGGCCAATCAATCTATCCGTTTTTTTCAGGTAGGCCGTGGGTATAATAATTTTCCCCAAACCAATTGTGAAGGCGAATGGAAGGTATGTTCTCCGGAAACAGTAAAAGGGATGAGCGTGGTTGGCTATTTTTTCGGGAAGAAACTGAATGAAGTGACAGGCAATCCGGTTGGCATGGTGGCTTCCTACTGGGGCGGTACCTGTGTGCAGGCATGGACTCCCGGTTTTGTTTTTGATAAAGATCCGGCACTGGCTAAGACAGCGGCTAAAGTAAAACCGGTCAGTTGGGCTCCCGTAGAATCGTCGGCCATCTATAATGCGATGATATATCCGATAGTTCCCTACAAAATTGCAGGAACAATTTGGTATCAGGGAGAAGCCAATACGGATAATCCCGAAGATTACGAAACGCTCTTTTCGTCAATGATTAAAGGGTGGCGTCAGGCCTATCAGAATGATTTTCCGTTTTATTTCGTGCAAATTGCACCATGGAGTGGCTATGGTGGTATTAGTGCCGCTTTGCTTCGCGAACAGCAGGAGTCTGCACTGGCTTTGCCCAATACAGGTATGATAACGGTAGGCGATTTGGTTGATAACATCAAAGATATTCATCCGCGGATTAAGAAGGAGGTCGGTAACCGTTTGGTCAACATTGTGCTGAAAGAACAATACGGAGTAAAAGACCTCCAGCCATATTTTCCCAGATTCGCAGGTGTGACGATTGCGAAAAGCAAGGCTTTTGTCAGCGTGAAATCGTTGTCCAGACTTAGTTGTAAGGAAAAGGAGATAAAAAGTTTTCAGATAGCAGGTACCGATAAGAAATTTTATCCGGCAACAGCAGTGGTAGATAAGAAGGGCAACATAGTTGTGAGTGCAAAAGAAGTTGTGGAACCGGTTGCCGTGCGTTATTGCTTTACAAATGATGGGGTTCCAAATTTGTTTGATTCGAACGGATTGCCATTGATGCCGTTCAGAACCGATAAATGGTAA
- a CDS encoding Rid family hydrolase, protein MNYWLQKYSDVGVVAEVTGLTPQGKVHEFQAMLHVTPNGRSFSQQLQNLSKGLSDLTKETFFDGAKPVFARCFLSDASNQYDLAKQAMDNLMNCPVSYVQQPPLDGSKIAIWLQLETNVLCPDELTDGYERNGYVHYYSVFNSSFLGKTESSYTQTHLLLNAYERKLDLAGCSIGDNCLRTWFFARDIDCDYRGVVEARKENFQINGLTKDTHYIASTGIQGGAADYRTKVLLDAYAIKGIEKEQIRYLYALENMSPTYEYGVTFERGVSIDFGDRRRVLISGTASIDNSGKILHEGDIEKQVSRMLENVHALLDETGCDFSNLMQIIVYLRDVADYQNVKKRFDEQFPHVPKSIVYAPICRPGWLVEMECIAVKEIQNPQFRDL, encoded by the coding sequence ATGAATTATTGGTTACAAAAATATAGTGATGTTGGTGTTGTTGCCGAAGTAACGGGTTTGACGCCTCAGGGAAAAGTGCATGAATTTCAGGCTATGCTGCATGTTACTCCAAACGGAAGAAGCTTTTCTCAGCAACTGCAGAATTTAAGCAAAGGACTTTCCGATCTGACCAAAGAAACTTTTTTCGATGGGGCTAAGCCTGTTTTTGCGCGCTGCTTTCTGAGTGATGCGTCAAATCAGTATGATCTGGCAAAGCAGGCTATGGATAATCTGATGAATTGTCCGGTGAGTTATGTGCAACAACCACCTTTGGATGGTAGTAAAATTGCAATTTGGTTGCAGTTGGAAACCAATGTGTTGTGCCCTGATGAACTGACAGATGGATATGAACGTAATGGTTACGTGCATTATTATTCGGTCTTCAATTCAAGTTTTTTGGGTAAGACGGAATCATCGTATACTCAAACACATTTATTGCTGAATGCTTATGAACGAAAACTGGATTTGGCCGGTTGTTCTATTGGAGACAATTGCTTGAGAACCTGGTTTTTTGCCCGTGATATTGATTGTGACTACAGGGGAGTTGTTGAAGCACGCAAAGAAAATTTTCAAATTAACGGCTTGACTAAAGATACGCACTATATTGCAAGTACAGGCATTCAGGGCGGTGCAGCTGATTATCGCACAAAAGTTTTACTGGATGCTTATGCAATAAAAGGCATTGAAAAAGAACAGATTCGTTATCTGTACGCGTTGGAGAATATGAGCCCTACGTATGAATACGGAGTTACTTTTGAACGTGGAGTAAGCATTGATTTTGGAGACCGGAGGCGAGTGCTGATTAGCGGAACCGCCAGCATTGATAATAGCGGAAAGATATTACACGAAGGCGATATTGAAAAACAGGTTTCCCGTATGCTGGAGAATGTACATGCGTTATTGGATGAAACCGGTTGTGATTTTAGCAATTTAATGCAAATCATTGTTTATCTTCGTGACGTGGCTGATTACCAAAATGTGAAAAAACGATTCGACGAACAATTTCCCCATGTACCCAAGTCAATTGTCTATGCACCTATTTGTCGCCCGGGATGGCTGGTGGAAATGGAATGTATTGCAGTGAAGGAGATTCAAAATCCTCAATTCAGAGATTTATAA
- the ccsA gene encoding cytochrome c biogenesis protein CcsA, with product MDLCYHNWWFVALWVLLAVVVVISFIRIGKAPFPVWLFHSAIVFILAGALTTFIFGEKGTIHLRQGLPARFFLDNTSSDCYSLPFALVLNRFEIKYHEGTTRHKDYVSSVTVVDRNDKAQEIVSMNNVLSYKGYRFLQGSYDGDNQGVVLLVSHDPWGMWLVYFGYLLFSGGIVLSLFRRRGKIKQGLANLKPNRQVLFPFLGALIFAGVIVPSYVLLRMSHSEKYLQPVLQSFWLKPHVWCIAISYALFVLVALNSLMACVLRMKKSWLEIEHLRVTAKLMLYPAIVFLGIGICLGSVWANESWGAYWSWDPKEVWALITFVIYAVPLHDEKIKWLQNPLSFHLYLIFALISVVMTYFGVNGFLGGMHSYAG from the coding sequence ATGGACTTATGTTACCATAATTGGTGGTTTGTTGCATTATGGGTGTTGCTTGCCGTCGTTGTTGTCATCTCGTTTATCCGCATAGGGAAAGCCCCGTTTCCCGTTTGGTTATTCCATTCCGCCATCGTTTTTATTTTGGCCGGAGCGCTGACTACTTTTATTTTCGGAGAGAAAGGAACAATTCATCTCAGGCAAGGTTTGCCTGCCAGATTTTTTTTAGACAATACATCCTCAGATTGTTATTCTCTTCCTTTTGCATTGGTTTTGAATCGGTTTGAAATAAAATACCACGAAGGAACAACACGACATAAGGATTATGTGAGTAGCGTGACAGTTGTAGATCGGAATGACAAAGCGCAAGAAATCGTATCAATGAACAATGTATTGTCGTATAAGGGGTATCGTTTTTTGCAGGGTTCATACGACGGTGATAACCAAGGTGTGGTTTTGCTTGTCAGTCATGATCCATGGGGGATGTGGCTGGTCTATTTTGGATATTTGTTATTCTCGGGAGGCATTGTTTTGAGCCTCTTTCGTCGGAGAGGAAAAATCAAACAAGGGCTTGCTAATTTGAAACCAAACCGGCAGGTGCTTTTCCCCTTTTTAGGAGCATTGATATTTGCCGGAGTTATCGTGCCTTCGTACGTATTATTACGTATGAGCCATAGTGAAAAATACTTACAACCGGTTTTGCAATCTTTTTGGTTAAAGCCACATGTGTGGTGTATAGCAATAAGTTATGCACTTTTTGTTTTAGTGGCGCTCAACTCATTAATGGCTTGTGTGCTGCGAATGAAAAAATCATGGCTGGAAATAGAGCATCTGAGAGTGACTGCGAAATTGATGCTTTATCCGGCTATCGTTTTTCTGGGAATCGGAATTTGTTTGGGCTCCGTTTGGGCCAACGAGAGTTGGGGCGCTTATTGGTCGTGGGATCCCAAAGAAGTCTGGGCATTGATTACTTTTGTCATATACGCAGTGCCCCTTCATGACGAAAAGATTAAATGGCTGCAAAATCCTTTGAGCTTCCATCTATACCTTATTTTTGCACTCATTTCTGTGGTCATGACTTACTTTGGAGTTAACGGCTTTCTGGGCGGAATGCACAGTTATGCTGGTTGA
- a CDS encoding Gfo/Idh/MocA family protein produces the protein MKNTIKWGILGTGWIARKFADALQVADNCELYAVGSRTNESANHFAADYQLNVAYGSYEELVKDPQVDVVYIATPHNLHLENTLLALDNGKHVLCEKPMGVNEQEVIRMIATAKEKNLFLMEALWSRFLPHIIKTRELIESGAIGAVNLLTATFCVRSENGPEHRHYNVDLCGGTILDIGIYNIFLSLFLFGKPENVSAVATLSDQGIDTNCSYSFTYPENKLSVMYSSFLANPEVVAEIHGTEGEISLEHLWFCPGKITLTKKNGSEEIFSFDIKKNGYEFEAEEVARCVLNGQTESNLWSHNESLLLVSTMDDIRKKCGVVYPHHDL, from the coding sequence ATGAAGAATACAATAAAATGGGGAATTCTGGGGACCGGATGGATTGCACGCAAATTTGCAGATGCTCTTCAGGTTGCAGACAATTGCGAATTATATGCCGTGGGTTCGCGAACGAATGAGAGTGCTAATCATTTTGCTGCAGATTATCAGCTGAATGTGGCATACGGATCGTACGAAGAGCTGGTGAAAGATCCGCAGGTGGATGTGGTTTACATAGCAACGCCGCATAATCTACATCTTGAAAATACATTACTTGCATTGGATAACGGCAAACATGTGTTGTGTGAAAAGCCGATGGGAGTCAATGAGCAGGAAGTAATTCGTATGATTGCAACAGCGAAGGAAAAAAATCTGTTTTTGATGGAGGCTCTCTGGAGTCGGTTTTTGCCTCACATTATCAAGACAAGGGAACTGATTGAAAGTGGTGCTATCGGTGCGGTTAACTTATTGACAGCGACTTTTTGTGTCCGATCTGAAAATGGACCAGAGCATCGTCATTACAATGTGGATTTATGCGGAGGAACCATTCTTGATATCGGAATCTATAATATTTTCCTGTCGCTTTTTCTGTTTGGTAAGCCGGAGAATGTTTCTGCTGTTGCAACGCTGAGTGATCAGGGGATTGATACAAATTGCAGTTATTCTTTTACTTATCCTGAGAATAAACTTTCAGTGATGTATTCCTCTTTTCTTGCAAACCCCGAAGTGGTTGCTGAAATTCATGGAACGGAAGGGGAAATTTCCCTTGAACATCTCTGGTTCTGTCCGGGCAAAATCACACTGACAAAGAAGAATGGTTCGGAAGAAATATTTTCTTTTGATATAAAGAAAAATGGCTATGAATTCGAGGCCGAAGAGGTTGCCCGGTGCGTTCTTAACGGACAAACTGAAAGCAATTTGTGGAGTCATAATGAGAGTTTGTTGTTAGTGTCAACGATGGATGATATCCGAAAGAAGTGTGGTGTTGTGTATCCTCACCACGACCTGTGA
- a CDS encoding DUF6057 family protein, with translation MNKVLKYSGGILSFSFGIAVWLFFALAYSNHLHYQEQFQMFLFTSDYWADLMSRPGGLADYLGTFFTQFYYHSWLGAFIIALFLVLLQQQVCFISSRLKDNPLLYPLTFIPSIIFWVLFCDENYLLASLIAVMLTLLAVQLYLYLRNPLVRIVFAAMMLLALYWLVGGVFWIFVLLVICVELFFFRQLTKFQWVVLTALFVVCVAVPPLLTKQFLQYPLSRLWWGISYNRYSTVSPVPLLLAWISIPLVSLMFLLPVKPMGSKPAILWLCVEVIALIVVSDWFVRHSVDGAKEEIMAYDYNVRMQNWDQVIAMGDRKTPDSPLSVACLNLALCKEGKMNDSMFHYFQNGPEGLLPSFKRDFTVPIIVSEIYYHLGFLNTSMQYDFEAMEAIPDYKKSSRAIKRMAEVNLLNGEYKVAEKYLHMLQHTLFYRSWANEAMQCIGNETKMDANPEWAQLRQYRMKEDVLFSEEQKDQMLGLLFMNCKTNRMAYEYLIAYTLLNKDLNHFVQYFPIGKTLNYKEIPVHYQEALLAFWAGSGRKMADFPWPVSQTVGERFNNYARLSSSGGYAEEQIKNLYSQTYWYYLQFRK, from the coding sequence ATGAATAAAGTCCTGAAGTATTCCGGGGGGATACTGTCATTCAGTTTTGGAATAGCCGTTTGGTTGTTTTTTGCGCTTGCATACAGCAATCATCTTCATTACCAGGAACAGTTTCAAATGTTTCTGTTTACGTCCGATTATTGGGCAGATTTAATGAGCCGCCCCGGAGGTTTGGCTGATTATCTCGGGACTTTTTTCACTCAGTTTTATTACCATTCGTGGCTTGGTGCTTTCATCATTGCTCTGTTTTTAGTTCTTCTTCAACAACAGGTCTGTTTTATCTCTTCCAGACTGAAGGATAATCCGCTTCTTTACCCGTTGACATTTATTCCGTCAATAATCTTCTGGGTTTTATTTTGCGATGAAAATTATTTGCTGGCGTCACTGATTGCTGTTATGCTGACTCTGTTGGCCGTCCAACTCTATTTATACCTCAGAAATCCTTTGGTCAGAATCGTTTTTGCGGCAATGATGTTGCTTGCTTTGTACTGGCTGGTCGGAGGCGTTTTCTGGATTTTTGTATTGCTCGTTATTTGTGTTGAATTGTTCTTTTTTAGGCAGTTGACAAAATTTCAATGGGTTGTGCTGACAGCATTATTTGTAGTTTGCGTTGCGGTTCCTCCTTTACTTACCAAGCAATTTTTGCAATATCCGCTTTCCCGATTATGGTGGGGAATCAGTTATAACCGTTATTCTACAGTTTCACCGGTTCCTTTATTGCTGGCATGGATAAGTATTCCTCTTGTTTCGCTTATGTTCTTGCTCCCTGTTAAGCCGATGGGCTCGAAGCCAGCAATTTTGTGGTTGTGTGTCGAAGTTATCGCGTTGATTGTAGTTAGTGACTGGTTTGTGCGCCATTCCGTCGATGGGGCGAAAGAGGAAATTATGGCTTACGACTATAATGTGAGAATGCAAAATTGGGATCAGGTGATTGCAATGGGCGACCGAAAAACTCCCGATTCTCCACTTTCGGTTGCATGCCTTAATCTGGCTTTATGCAAGGAGGGCAAGATGAACGATAGCATGTTTCATTACTTCCAAAATGGGCCGGAAGGTTTGCTGCCGTCCTTTAAGCGGGATTTCACGGTTCCGATAATTGTATCGGAAATTTATTATCACCTTGGATTTCTCAATACGTCCATGCAATATGATTTTGAGGCCATGGAGGCAATTCCTGACTACAAAAAAAGCAGTCGCGCAATTAAAAGAATGGCCGAAGTCAACCTGCTGAATGGTGAGTATAAAGTGGCTGAAAAGTATTTGCATATGTTGCAGCATACTCTCTTTTATCGCAGTTGGGCTAATGAAGCTATGCAATGTATCGGGAATGAAACGAAAATGGATGCAAATCCCGAGTGGGCACAATTGCGTCAGTATCGCATGAAAGAAGATGTGTTGTTTAGTGAAGAGCAGAAAGACCAAATGCTGGGCCTGTTGTTTATGAATTGTAAAACCAACCGAATGGCGTATGAATACCTTATTGCATATACATTGCTCAATAAAGATCTTAACCATTTTGTTCAATATTTCCCTATAGGAAAGACGTTGAATTATAAAGAAATACCGGTTCATTATCAGGAAGCCTTGCTCGCTTTCTGGGCTGGTTCGGGTCGCAAAATGGCGGACTTCCCATGGCCGGTGAGTCAGACGGTTGGAGAACGATTTAATAATTATGCCCGGTTAAGCTCTTCCGGCGGATATGCAGAGGAACAAATTAAAAATCTTTACTCACAGACCTACTGGTATTACCTTCAATTCAGAAAATAA
- a CDS encoding TolB family protein: MKRNLVYIFLLLIILSACNESVKSPVMVNAKPALYPDYTDVTVPASVAPLNFTITAEKFDRIDVVISGSKHGELHVQSKDIVQFPHDEWKQLLSDNKGKDLKVIVSLKQDGKWKQYQPFAIHVSAYPIDYGLVYRMIAPGYEVYSKMGIYQRDLSSFDQKAIVENTLVTGSCVNCHAFNKNNPAEMNLHIRGANGATMLLVNGKMELYTTKTDSTISSCVYPYWHPSGKYIAYSVNQTRQAFHVVRNERIEVFDQASDVVVYNIKTNQLTTSPLLKTADFETFPVFSPDGKTLYFCLSKKQDIQSNYKQIKYSLCKIAFDPASGKFGNKIDTVISAAKTGKSISFPRPSFDGKYLMYTQSDYGNFSIWHREADLYLRDLKAGVSRPLTEVNSENTESFHDWSSNSHWFVFSSRRGDGLYTRLYIASVDDKGKVSKPFLLPQKDPRFYDASLFSYNVPEFVTAPVRVNANELEKGLLKKDRKKMTYTKE, translated from the coding sequence ATGAAACGCAATTTAGTATACATATTTCTTCTTTTAATTATTCTATCGGCCTGTAACGAATCGGTAAAATCGCCGGTGATGGTCAATGCGAAACCAGCACTTTATCCTGATTATACAGATGTTACGGTTCCGGCTTCCGTTGCGCCTCTCAATTTTACTATTACCGCAGAGAAGTTCGACCGGATTGATGTTGTTATTTCTGGTTCTAAACACGGAGAACTGCATGTTCAGAGTAAAGATATTGTTCAATTTCCACATGACGAATGGAAACAATTGCTTTCTGATAATAAGGGCAAAGATTTGAAAGTGATTGTTAGCTTAAAGCAGGATGGAAAATGGAAACAATATCAACCCTTTGCTATTCATGTGAGTGCGTATCCGATCGATTACGGACTGGTTTACCGAATGATTGCTCCAGGTTATGAAGTGTATAGCAAGATGGGAATCTATCAGCGCGACCTTTCTTCTTTTGACCAGAAAGCAATTGTCGAGAATACCTTGGTTACAGGTTCCTGCGTGAATTGTCATGCCTTTAATAAGAATAATCCGGCCGAGATGAATCTGCATATAAGGGGAGCTAACGGCGCCACCATGTTGCTTGTAAACGGCAAAATGGAATTGTACACAACCAAAACCGACAGTACGATTTCGTCGTGTGTTTATCCTTATTGGCATCCATCCGGAAAATACATTGCCTATTCTGTCAATCAAACCCGGCAGGCATTTCATGTGGTGCGAAACGAGCGGATAGAAGTTTTTGATCAGGCGTCGGATGTGGTGGTTTATAACATAAAGACCAATCAACTGACGACTTCTCCACTGCTTAAAACAGCCGATTTCGAAACTTTTCCTGTGTTTTCTCCTGATGGAAAAACGTTGTATTTTTGTCTGTCGAAAAAGCAGGATATTCAATCCAATTACAAACAAATCAAATATAGTTTGTGTAAAATAGCTTTTGATCCTGCTTCGGGAAAATTTGGAAATAAGATTGATACTGTGATCTCTGCTGCAAAGACAGGCAAAAGTATCTCTTTCCCACGGCCATCTTTTGATGGTAAATATCTGATGTACACTCAGTCGGATTATGGCAATTTTTCGATTTGGCATCGAGAAGCCGACTTGTATTTGCGTGACTTAAAAGCAGGAGTAAGTCGTCCATTGACAGAGGTGAATAGTGAAAATACCGAAAGTTTTCACGACTGGAGCAGCAATTCTCACTGGTTTGTTTTTAGCAGTCGCAGAGGCGACGGATTGTACACCCGACTGTATATTGCATCTGTCGATGACAAGGGTAAAGTGTCAAAACCATTCTTGTTGCCACAAAAAGATCCTCGTTTTTACGATGCCTCTTTGTTTTCATACAATGTGCCGGAATTTGTAACTGCGCCAGTCAGGGTGAATGCCAATGAGCTGGAAAAAGGATTGTTGAAGAAGGATAGAAAGAAAATGACTTACACAAAAGAATAA